In the Plasmodium chabaudi chabaudi strain AS genome assembly, chromosome: 13 genome, one interval contains:
- a CDS encoding fam-a protein produces MNKGYIKIGLALLSVASYMQNIAFARDMISFDKPPNEKDKYQLYFDPVAAKKAHEARIAREHKQAEGIMTEALALAKKFAKHTKDYEPYSIDGEEPTIYFKRVNDTDIGKLEFTIPNADNYADLVNMLWDPNGQKYFDISFMGGYYPEMYNENLGIVQHRYASPVKNWPMFYHALAKKAELSKDKTVILLVSSNIDDCYYDFNKEYTNPIVKSANSYRPYVDSEDDIRNGRLFKIYVNFLAFIIEKEADCVKITYISSLNLDLAPGYPNHIARNILAKRILKATKLKDIFQGNKNISMWNLKKN; encoded by the exons atgaataaaggATATATTAAGATTGGTTTGGCACTTTTAAGTGTCGCAAGCtatatgcaaaatataGCATTTGCCCGCGATATGATTTCATTCGACAAACc TCCAAATGAAAAGGATAAATACCAATTATATTTCGACCCTGTAGCCGCCAAAAAAGCTCACGAGGCTAGAATAGCTAGAGAACATAAACAAGCAGAAGGCATTATGACCGAAGCTCTAGCTCttgcaaaaaaatttgCTAAACATACAAAAGATTACGAGCCATATTCTATAGACGGTGAAGAACcaactatatattttaagagAGTAAATGACACTGATATTGGAAAGCTTGAATTTACGATCCCCAACGCTGATAAT taTGCTGATCTAGTAAACATGCTATGGGATCCAAATGGCCAAAAATATTTCGATATTTCATTCATGGGag gaTATTATCCCGAAATGTACAATGAAAATTTAGGAATTGTACAACACCGTTACGCAAGTCCTGTTAAAAATTGGCCAATGTTTTATCATGCATTAGCCAAGAAAGCTGAA TTATCAAAAGACAAAACTGTAATACTCTTGGTTTCATCAAATATTGATGATTGTTATTATGATTTCAATAAAGAATATACAAATCCTATCGTAAAAAGTGCAAACTCATACCGCCCTTATGTTGATTCTGAAGACGATATTAGAAATGGAAgattattcaaaatatatgttaacTTTTTAGCATTTATCATTGAAAAGGAAGCAGATTGCGTTAAAATTACTTATATCAGCTCT CTTAATCTAGACTTAGCTCCCGGATACCCAAATCACATAGCTCGAAATATATTAGCCAAGAGAATTTTAAAAGCTACCAAATTAAAGGATATTTTTCAaggtaataaaaatatttccatgtggaatttaaaaaaaaattaa
- a CDS encoding mitochondrial ribosomal protein S6-2 precursor, putative yields the protein MVLYESYIALNKHIKKDDVKNLMKNFHFIVNKYNGNIVSINDLGWRKFAFCIKKPKVGTFYFGRFYCITFYSNSKSIRDLNELFHSNTYILRFLNTKMKYRSNFLVAPFSHIIE from the coding sequence atggtcCTGTACGAATCATATATAGCCCTAAATaagcatattaaaaaagatgatGTCAAgaatttaatgaaaaattttcattttatagttaataaatataatggtAATATAGTAAGCATTAATGATTTGGGGTGGAGAAAATTCGccttttgtataaaaaaaccaAAAGTAGggacattttattttggacgattttattgtattacCTTTTATTCAAATAGTAAAAGCATTAGAGATTTGAATGAGCTATTTCATAGtaatacttatattttaagaTTTTTAAATACCAAGATGAAATATAGATCGAACTTTCTGGTTGCACCTTTTTCACATATTATTGAATAA
- a CDS encoding fam-a protein: MNIGYIKIALALFCVAYFMQNVAFASELYSSATSSNEESKQQLSADPEEAKQAANVMADALAIAQKHAKHTNDYKLYLKKDDETALYFKRVNDTDIAKLDLTIPNPDSYGCIISMLMDPNAPKNLYGGRAEGALSRIYDPNLVIIKQHYTNNSGPWQRYCHLLANKTELSEEETAIVFVSPDVNDHDSKKNKNYVNPIVESANSFKPDINPQGSIRNQNALKMYVNLAAFFIKKEADCVNVTFISSIDLNASPKAKKQAVKKVTANIILDIAKLRDIFKN, encoded by the exons atgaatataggATATATTAAGATTGCTTTGGCACTTTTCTGTGTCGCATATTTTATGCAAAATGTAGCATTTGCAAGCGAACTCTATTCAAGTGCCACTTC CTCAAATGAAGAATCTAAACAACAATTATCTGCCGACCCTGAAGAAGCTAAACAAGCAGCAAATGTTATGGCCGATGCTTTAGCTATTGCACAAAAACATGCCAAACATACAAATGATTACAAATTATATCTTAAGAAAGATGACGAAACAGCTCTATATTTTAAGAGAGTAAACGACACTGACATTGCAAAGCTTGATCTTACAATCCCAAACCCTGATAGT TATGGATGTATAATAAGCATGTTAATGGATCCCAATGCCCCAAAGAACTTATATGGTGGCCGCGCTGAag gaGCCCTTTCTCGAATATACGATCCAAATTTagtaattataaaacaGCATTACACAAATAATTCTGGACCATGGCAAAGATATTGTCATCTATTAGCCAACAAAACTGAA ttATCAGAAGAAGAAACTGCAATAGTCTTTGTTTCACCAGATGTGAACGATCATGATagtaaaaagaataaaaattatgtaaatcCTATTGTAGAAAGTGCAAACTCATTCAAGCCTGATATTAATCCTCAAGGAAGTATTAGAAATCAAAAtgcattaaaaatgtatgttAACTTAGCagcatttttcattaaaaaggAAGCTGATTGCGTTAATGTTACCTTTATCAGCTCT aTTGATCTAAATGCTTCTCCCAAAGCAAAAAAACAAGCTGTTAAAAAAGTAACAGCCAACATTATTCTTGATATTGCCAAACTAAgggatatatttaaaaattaa
- a CDS encoding fam-a protein, protein MNKIYIKIALTLLCVAGYMQNIAFASERAPKTKSSNEDTKYESYFYPEEAKQAGAVMDDAFAIAQKYAKSTKGYKLHYKNDGATLHLKRDKGAYIGKVEFKIKNPDSFDGIINMIMDSNGPKNLYDLFIGGHVSRMYDDSLVIIQQNYRSRVPDWQRHFQVIANIVESSENKVAILFVSPNTNGYNSRTHKKHVNPIVESANSFTPDVRFQTDFMNPRVSEIYVNLAAFFIKKKPKYVKVTFIGSVDLNFPRCVSDKSIEKMTAGIFSAIFKLKNIFKKE, encoded by the exons atgaataaaatatatattaagatTGCTTTGACACTTTTATGTGTCGCAGgatatatgcaaaatataGCATTTGCAAGCGAAAGAGCTCCAAAAACCAAATc TTCAAATGAAGACACTAAATACGAATCATATTTCTACCCTGAAGAAGCTAAACAAGCAGGAGCTGTTATGGACGATGCTTTTGCTATTGCACAAAAATATGCCAAAAGTACAAAAGGTTACAAATTACATTATAAGAACGATGGAGCAACTCTACATCTTAAAAGAGACAAAGGTGCATATATTGGAAAGGTGGAATTTAAAATCAAGAATCCTGATAGC TTTGATGGTATAATAAACATGATAATGGATTCCAATGGCCCAAAGAACTTATATGATTTATTCATTGGag ggCACGTTTCTCGAATGTATGATGACAGTTTGGTAATTATACAACAAAATTACAGAAGTCGTGTTCCAGATTGGCAAAGACATTTTCAAGTAATAGCCAACATAGTTGAA tCATCAGAAAACAAAGTTGCAATACTTTTTGTTTCACCAAATACGAATGGTTATAATAGTAGAACGCATAAAAAACATGTAAATCCTATCGTAGAAAGTGCTAATTCATTCACGCCTGATGTTAGATTTCAAACAGATTTCATGAATCCAAGAGTATCCGAAATTTATGTTAACTTAGCAGCATTCTTCATTAAAAAGAAACCAAAATACGTTAAAGTTACCTTTATCGGTTCT GttgatttaaattttccaCGCTGTGTCTCAGACAAATctattgaaaaaatgacAGCCGGAATTTTTTCAGCTATTTTTAAGctaaagaatatttttaaaaaggaGTAA
- a CDS encoding mitochondrial ribosomal protein S6-2 precursor, putative, translating into MVLYESYIALNKHIKKDDVKNLMKNFHFIVNKYNGNIISINDLGWRKFAFCIKKPKVGTFYFGRFYCITFYSNSKSIRDLNELFHSNTYILRFLNTKMKYRSNFLVAPFSHIIE; encoded by the coding sequence atggtaCTGTACGAATCATATATAGCCCTAAATaagcatattaaaaaagatgatGTCAAgaatttaatgaaaaattttcattttatagttaataaatataatggtAATATAATAAGCATTAATGATTTGGGGTGGAGAAAATTCGccttttgtataaaaaaaccaAAAGTAGggacattttattttggacgattttattgtattacCTTTTATTCAAATAGTAAAAGTATTAGAGATTTGAATGAACTATTTCATAGtaatacttatattttaagaTTTTTAAATACCAAGATGAAATATAGATCGAACTTTCTGGTTGCACCTTTTTCACATATTATTGAATAA
- a CDS encoding cyclin 1, putative, whose translation MNYPENTSHIKKWFFKSRQEIDDICLKKYNDFKEKFKTYNVNIPKYADIEKTKLYFCYQLTHFCDIKRLQPQIVECAIVLYNRFYLKEIILEYDPRILIFTCIILAIKLEGYGRLYKINEFFSDIDINLDKVLEHENVVCSSLDFELNFLYTKECIFYLKNQFLNYINKYINKDNEVKNSFENICDKIYVNTSLECLKLLENFFITFTYTPAQIALYCFINNIKINFNIVNADKFILEFITNNNQILFQKLKNKIDELHIKYKDHFDLRNTFDDENTTKQIGETLDMCIDIYDILKKKKSHKKSKKNKLNNEDNEQNESKKMASIK comes from the coding sequence ATGAATTACCCAGAAAATACAtcacatattaaaaaatggttTTTCAAAAGCAGACAAGAGATAGATgatatttgtttaaaaaaatataacgatttcaaagaaaaatttaaaacataCAATGTGAACATACCTAAATACGCtgatatagaaaaaacaaagttatatttttgctaTCAGCTAACACATTTTTGTGATATAAAAAGACTACAACCTCAAATAGTGGAATGTGCTATTGTATTGTATAATagattttatttgaaagaaataattttagaaTATGACCCTCGCATCTTAATATTTACTTGTATTATATTAGCAATAAAGTTAGAAGGATATGGAAGGctgtataaaattaatgaattttttagCGATATAGATATTAACTTAGATAAAGTTTTAGAACATGAAAATGTTGTTTGCTCATCATTGGATTTTgaattgaattttttatatactaaagaatgtattttttatttaaaaaatcaatttttaaattatataaataaatatataaataaagacaacgaagtaaaaaattcttttgaaaatatCTGCGATAAAATATACGTTAACACTTCATTGGAATGCTTAAAGCTTCTAGaaaacttttttataacattcACTTATACACCTGCACAAATAGCATTATActgttttataaataatattaaaatcaattttaatattgtaAATGCCGATAAATTCATCTTGGAATttattacaaataataatcaaatCCTTTTTCAAaagttgaaaaataaaatagatgaacttcatattaaatataaagaccATTTTGATTTGAGGAATACATttgatgatgaaaatactACGAAGCAAATAGGAGAGACTTTAGACATGTGTATTGATATTTAcgatattttaaaaaaaaaaaaaagtcaTAAAAagtctaaaaaaaataaactaaaCAATGAAGATAATGAGCAAAATGAATCTAAAAAAATGGCAAGCataaaataa
- a CDS encoding fam-a protein translates to MNKSYIKIALALLSVIGYIQNVAFASESASSATSSNGGEHEVCDNPKGVQQQFYDNPKEIKHANKFMSEALSLLKKHVKPTDDYEIYKKVDDEAILYFKTVDDIDIGKLELTIPNADNYDGIINMLWDPRGAENFDGAFIDGSLVRIYNENLVILEQRHSSMVKSWAGYYHALAKKFQLSENETTIVLASSNINVHDPNETKKFVNPLVKSAKFFNPVIDSAEDIREGQLSKMYINLLGFIIKREPDCVKITYLISVDTNFSWWVPNWAIRKGIANKMYDIIKLRDIFHQE, encoded by the exons atgaataaaagcTATATTAAGATTGCTTTGGCACTTTTAAGTGTCATAGGATATATCCAAAATGTAGCATTTGCAAGTGAAAGCGCTTCAAGCGCTACTTC TTCAAATGGAGGCGAACACGAAGTATGTGACAACCCTAAAGGCGTTCAACAACAATTTTATGACAACCCTAAGGAAATCAAACACGCAAACAAATTTATGTCCGAAGCTTTATCTCttctaaaaaaacatgTCAAACCTACAGATGATTacgaaatatataagaagGTAGATGATGAAGCAATCCTATATTTTAAGACGGTCGATGATATTGACATTGGAAAGCTTGAACTTACAATCCCCAATGCTGATAAT taTGATGGTATAATAAACATGTTATGGGACCCCCGAGGCGCAGAGAACTTTGATGGTGCTTTCATTGACg gaaGCCTTGTTCGAATTTACAATGAAAATTTAGTAATTTTAGAACAACGTCACAGTTCTATGGTGAAATCATGGGCTGGATATTATCATGCATTAGCCAAAAAATTTCAA ttATCAGAAAATGAAACTACAATAGTCTTGGCTTCATCAAATATCAATGTTCATGATCCTAATGAGACgaaaaaatttgtaaatCCTTTGGTAAAAAGTGCAAAATTTTTCAACCCTGTTATTGATTCTGCAGAAGATATTAGAGAAGGACAACTATCcaaaatgtatattaacTTATTAGGATTTATCATTAAAAGGGAACCAGATTGCGTTAAAATTACCTATCTTATCTCT gTTGATACAAATTTTTCTTGGTGGGTACCAAATTGGGCAATCAGAAAGGGAATAGCCAACAAAATGTAtgatattatcaaattaaGAGATATTTTTCACCAggaataa
- a CDS encoding YL1 nuclear protein, putative, whose protein sequence is MWKWKFSDNTRNNTYDEGKSDENSVDREDEDEDKNKNELDETEEEEEEDEEGEGEEGENEEDDDEEDEEDEEDEEDEEDEDYELKNYGIALEMPKRKNRGRNLKKLIGEDLEKDEKFWNDSIWEEEEVDEEYVNSEGEEEYVDVTDSDFDDDEDGAEEDDDDEDEEQNENEGDDDDSKRKKKKIYAYMENLKKKKMLKYNLMKKRKYDNMKNIKSKSDIREKTDDQKNQEDKKQRKRKRIEQNYIMLHRSTRDTTRQKTEQMEKKFELRRIKKEDRFKKFYENRQKKKGMQREMTREERLEEAKITEQYNMQSLLELQAWEEEKKKYVENKRIIYHKPKNVFISFSYSKDNNLPLIESLKYEMDVANLNNNGKNITADGELIDNNGLLIAHSTNIINSETDKNVIDIGQNSNEIHCPYPEQINKKEQMENEEKINGKEQTKEGNYIITPENAENLNKTDKKNKEVFDPNIELNLENLDRCEDLNIEYLNEKDGLAFDCLNSINNNNAKDDNDANNLNKTSEQKKEPEPRDIEEKQFYIVTDPNELSMYSNYNNNNNKEFLEKFKNKRNICSITNLEGKYFDPLTKKYYNNADAFKLLRFFYHKNMYDDINNQLSMMVDIFKNKLIEIEESTKKQNTDNI, encoded by the coding sequence ATGTGGAAGTGGAAATTCAGTGATAATACAAGAAATAACACATATGATGAAGGGAAATCAGATGAAAATTCTGTTGACAGGGAAGATGAAGATGAGGATAAGAACAAAAATGAACTAGACGAGACggaagaagaagaagaagaagatgAAGAAGGCGAAGGTGAAGAAGGGGAAAACGAAGAGGACGACGATGAAGAGGATGAAGAGGATGAAGAGGACGAAGAGGACGAAGAAGATGAAGATtacgaattaaaaaattatggtATAGCACTTGAAATGccgaaaagaaaaaatagagGCAGaaatttaaagaaattaaTTGGCGAAGATTTagaaaaagatgaaaagtTTTGGAATGATAGTATATGGGAGGAAGAAGAAGTCGATGAAGAATATGTAAATTCTGAAGGAGAAGAAGAATATGTAGATGTAACAGATTCCGATTTtgatgatgatgaagatGGGGCAGAGGAAGATGACGATGACGAAGATGaagaacaaaatgaaaatgaaggtgatgatgatgattcaaaaagaaaaaaaaaaaaaatatatgcctatatggaaaatttaaaaaaaaaaaaaatgttaaaatataatttaatgaaaaagaggaaatatgataatatgaaaaatataaaatcgaAAAGTGATATAAGAGAAAAAACGGACgatcaaaaaaatcaagAAGATAAAAAGCAAAGAAAACGGAAAAGAAttgaacaaaattatataatgttaCATAGATCGACACGGGACACTACTAGACAAAAAACTGaacaaatggaaaaaaaatttgaattgagaagaataaaaaaagaagatcgctttaaaaaattttatgaaaatagacaaaaaaaaaaaggtatGCAAAGAGAAATGACAAGAGAAGAAAGATTAGAGGAAGCAAAAATAACTgaacaatataatatgcaatCTTTGTTAGAATTGCAAGCATgggaagaagaaaaaaaaaaatatgtggaaaataaaagaattatatatcacaaaccaaaaaatgttttcattagcttttcatattcaaaagataataatttacCATTAATCGAAAGCTTGAAATATGAAATGGATGTAGCCAatctaaataataatggaaaaaatataacagcAGATGGTGAATTAATTGACAATAATGGATTATTAATAGCACACAGtactaatataataaacagTGAAACAGATAAAAACGTTATTGATATTGGACAAAATTCTAACGAAATCCACTGCCCATACCCGGAGcagataaataaaaaagaacaaatggagaatgaagaaaaaattaacggTAAGGAGCAAACAAAGGAGGGAAATTACATCATTACACCTGAAAATGCAGAAAATCTTAACAAAactgataaaaaaaataaggaaGTATTTGACCCCAATATAGaattaaatttagaaaaCCTTGATCGCTGTGAAGATctaaatatagaatatttaaatgagAAAGATGGATTAGCATTTGATTGTCtaaatagtataaataacaataatgcTAAGGATGATAATGATGCCaataatttaaacaaaaCCAGCGAACAAAAAAAGGAGCCTGAACCAAGAGATATTGaagaaaaacaattttatattgttaCAGATCCTAATGAATTAAGTATGTAtagtaattataataataataataataaggaatttttagaaaaatttaaaaataagcgTAATATATGCTCAATTACAAATTTGgaaggaaaatattttgatccattgacaaaaaaatattataataacgCCGATGcatttaaattgttaaGATTTTTctatcataaaaatatgtacgatgatataaataaccaATTATCTATGATGGTtgatatattcaaaaataagTTAATTGAAATAGAGGAATCcacaaaaaaacaaaacacTGATAATATTTAG
- a CDS encoding zinc finger protein, putative — protein sequence MDKINDDEIVNKISNMTNNLSSASPSPTSNIKKQKKVKKQKTGKNMKNSNKTNNNNGKKNNNNKPVIASYEEHKKKDICKFFFKKGKCIHNEKCNYSHDVTPIYKISKLCKFLIKGNCHKENCMFSHDYNFFFCRNNLINNSCTNPSCKFKHAKIDASITNTDKYNIEVDNLLSSDDKIRFLYNNKNYLTELLINKYLPHNKSGDVNIEKINKKDMYPWFINGIIDLIQVDFKHGNTKYFYDLLNNYKNREHNLNAFLSENNVNDIMNNMDENSISQKENDHSDIKKNNNEDLNDANAVDSKTIENKNEGVQNNEQNEEDNFNDDKFYLSEEEDYTQYLNKYFDMDK from the exons atggaTAAAATCAACGATGACGAAATAGTGAATAAAATATCCAATATGACAA ataaCTTAAGCAGTGCTTCCCCGTCGCCTACaagtaatataaaaaaacagaaaaaggtaaaaaaacaaaagacagggaaaaatatgaaaaactccaataaaacaaataataataatggaaaaaaaaataacaacaaCAAGCCTGTTATTGCGTCTTATGAGgagcataaaaaaaaagatatatgcaagtttttttttaaaaaagggaaatGCATACATAATGAGAAGTGCAATTATTCTCATGATGTTACAccaatttataaaatttcaaaattatgtaaatttttaataaaagggAATTGTCATAAAGAAAATTGCATGTTTTCTCATGattataacttttttttttgtcgtAACaacttaataaataattcatgTACAAATCCATCATGCAAATTTAAGCATGCCAAAATCGACGCATCTATAACAAATacagataaatataatattgaagTTGATAACCTTTTGAGTAGTGATGACAAAATaagatttttatataataataaaaattatttaactgagttattaattaataaatatttaccCCATAATAAATCGGGAGatgtaaatatagaaaaaataaataaaaaagatatgtATCCATGGTTTATTAATGGTATCATTGATCTTATTCAAGTAGACTTTAAACAtggaaatacaaaatatttttatgatttattaaataattataaaaatagagagcataatttaaatgcatttttaagtgaaaataatgtaaatgatataatGAATAACATGGATGAAAATTCCATAAGTCAAAAAGAAAACGATCACAgtgatattaaaaaaaataataatgaggATCTGAATGATGCTAATGCAGTTGATAGTAAAacaatagaaaataaaaatgaaggtgtgcaaaataatgaacaaAACGAGGAAGACAATTTCAACGatgataaattttatttgagtGAAGAAGAAGATTATACTCAATacttaaataaatattttgatatgGATAAATAA